Proteins from a genomic interval of Microbacterium esteraromaticum:
- the galK gene encoding galactokinase, whose product MTHTPATEPSPGHTSTAQAAARDLFTALTGTAPQGIWSAPGRVNLIGEHTDYNEGFVLPFAIQHRTYAAASPREDGRIRVASTFADEPVEVSLDDLDRLFPTPAGEAPAVPEWSAYVLGVAWAMRALAPTPAEHGADIAIASDVPVGAGLSSSAAIEGAVASALDELWQLNLDPVTLAQVGRRAENEAVGAPTGIMDQMASMLGLPDAATFLDCRTLETRSVPTGFTAEHLELLVIDTQVKHSHSTGGYRERRASCEQGAELLGIRSLRDAGVEDLPRAADLMDDVTFRRVRHVITENQRVLDTVDALATQGPRAIGDLLVASHASMRDDFEISVPELDLAVETALAHGAIGARMTGGGFGGAAIALIEHASVASVSDAVARAFSDAGFAAPHIFTVQPSGGPRRDT is encoded by the coding sequence ATGACCCACACACCAGCGACCGAACCGTCACCGGGCCACACATCAACAGCACAAGCCGCCGCCCGCGACCTGTTCACAGCCCTCACCGGCACCGCCCCTCAGGGCATCTGGTCGGCGCCCGGCCGGGTGAACCTCATCGGTGAGCACACCGACTACAACGAGGGCTTCGTACTGCCGTTCGCGATCCAGCACCGCACCTACGCTGCGGCGAGCCCGCGCGAAGATGGCCGCATCCGGGTCGCCTCGACGTTCGCCGATGAGCCGGTCGAGGTGTCGCTCGACGACCTCGACCGACTCTTCCCCACGCCTGCGGGAGAGGCGCCCGCCGTACCCGAATGGTCGGCCTACGTGCTCGGCGTGGCCTGGGCGATGCGGGCACTCGCCCCCACGCCCGCCGAACACGGTGCCGATATCGCAATCGCATCCGACGTTCCGGTCGGCGCCGGGCTGTCGTCGTCCGCCGCGATCGAAGGGGCCGTGGCATCCGCGCTCGACGAGCTCTGGCAACTCAACCTCGACCCGGTGACGCTCGCACAGGTCGGACGCCGCGCCGAGAACGAGGCGGTCGGCGCGCCCACCGGCATCATGGACCAGATGGCGTCGATGCTCGGCCTGCCCGACGCCGCGACCTTCCTCGACTGCCGGACGCTCGAAACCCGCTCGGTGCCGACCGGGTTCACCGCTGAGCACCTTGAACTGCTCGTCATCGACACGCAGGTCAAGCACTCGCACTCGACCGGCGGGTACCGCGAACGCCGGGCATCGTGTGAGCAGGGCGCCGAGCTGCTCGGCATCCGCTCGCTGCGCGACGCCGGCGTCGAAGACCTGCCCCGCGCCGCCGATCTGATGGACGACGTGACGTTCCGCCGGGTGCGCCACGTGATCACCGAGAACCAGCGCGTGCTCGACACCGTCGACGCCCTCGCCACGCAGGGACCGCGCGCGATCGGTGACCTGCTCGTCGCGTCGCACGCATCGATGCGCGATGACTTCGAGATCTCGGTGCCTGAGCTCGACCTGGCCGTCGAGACGGCGCTCGCGCACGGCGCGATCGGCGCGCGCATGACCGGCGGCGGGTTCGGCGGGGCGGCGATCGCCCTGATCGAGCACGCGTCGGTTGCGTCGGTGTCGGATGCTGTCGCGCGGGCGTTCTCGGATGCCGGCTTCGCCGCCCCGCACATCTTCACCGTGCAACCCTCGGGCGGCCCGCGGCGGGACACCTGA
- the galE gene encoding UDP-glucose 4-epimerase GalE, which translates to MSWLVTGGAGYIGAHVVRALSAAGLTPVVLDDLSSGKPSFVPEDVALVDGSILNRELVERTLREHDVEGVIHVAGFKYAGVSVQRPLHTYAQNVEGTRVILEAMDAAGVTNIVFSSSAAVFGTPDVALVTEDTAKRPASPYGESKLIGEWMLRDQGTATAASDAPLRHTSLRYFNVVGSADPTVYDVSPHNLFPIVFEKLLAGETPAIFGDDYDTPDGTNVRDYVHVGDIAAAHVVAAQRLADGRPIEPAYNLGSGDGLSVKQIMDAMVRVTGIDFTPTVGPRRPGDPDRIVATGELAARDLDWTMRHTVDEMVRSGWEARRNAG; encoded by the coding sequence ATGTCTTGGCTTGTCACCGGCGGCGCCGGCTACATCGGAGCACACGTCGTGCGCGCATTGTCCGCGGCCGGCCTGACCCCCGTCGTGCTCGATGACCTCTCCAGCGGGAAACCGTCGTTCGTCCCCGAGGACGTGGCGCTGGTCGACGGCAGCATCCTGAACCGCGAGCTGGTCGAGCGCACCCTGCGTGAGCACGATGTCGAGGGCGTCATCCACGTGGCGGGTTTCAAGTACGCCGGCGTCTCGGTGCAGCGCCCACTGCACACGTACGCGCAGAACGTCGAGGGCACCCGGGTGATCCTCGAGGCGATGGATGCCGCAGGCGTGACGAACATCGTGTTCTCGTCGAGCGCTGCCGTGTTCGGCACGCCGGACGTCGCACTCGTCACCGAAGACACCGCCAAGCGCCCCGCGAGCCCCTACGGCGAGTCGAAGCTGATCGGAGAGTGGATGCTGCGCGACCAGGGCACCGCGACCGCGGCATCCGACGCTCCGCTGCGCCACACCTCGCTGCGCTACTTCAACGTCGTCGGGTCGGCTGATCCGACCGTCTACGACGTCAGCCCGCACAACCTGTTCCCGATCGTGTTCGAGAAGCTGCTCGCCGGCGAGACCCCGGCGATCTTCGGCGACGACTACGACACCCCCGACGGCACGAACGTGCGCGACTATGTGCACGTCGGCGACATCGCGGCCGCCCACGTCGTGGCGGCGCAGCGCCTCGCCGACGGCCGCCCGATCGAGCCCGCATACAACCTCGGCTCGGGCGACGGCCTGAGTGTGAAGCAGATCATGGATGCCATGGTGCGCGTCACCGGCATCGACTTCACGCCGACCGTCGGCCCGCGTCGCCCCGGCGACCCCGACCGCATCGTCGCCACCGGCGAGCTCGCCGCGCGCGACCTGGACTGGACGATGCGTCACACCGTCGACGAGATGGTGCGCTCGGGCTGGGAGGCCCGCCGCAACGCCGGGTGA
- a CDS encoding gamma-aminobutyraldehyde dehydrogenase, translating to MATTTLRNHIAGEYREALTDERLDLIDPATEGVYGSIPLSGVADIDAAYAAAAAAFPAWRDATPGDRQLALFRIADAMAARAEEFADLESQDTGKPRATLVADEIEQSIDQLRFFAGAARSLEGRAAGEYLAGHTSYVRREPIGVIGQVTPWNYPLNMAVWKIAPALAAGNAVVLKPAESTPQSTLLLAEIVAEHTPAGALNVVLGGRETGAALIAHPSAQMVAITGSVRAGMAVAESAASDLKRVHLELGGKAPAVVFDDASIDKAVDAIVSGAFFNAGQDCTAATRVIVHASVHDELVRALVARTQTHARTGGPREEGVFYGPLSSAAQLAQVQGFVDRLPGHAKVETGGTRVGEQGYFFAPTIVSGMRQDDEAVQDEIFGPVLTVQSFSDDDEALGMANGVRYALAASVFTRDHNRAMRFTRDLDFGCVWVNTHIPFVSDMPHGGFKHSGYGKDLSQYGFDDYTRIKHVMSAWD from the coding sequence ATGGCCACGACGACGTTGCGCAACCACATCGCGGGTGAGTACCGCGAAGCCCTCACCGACGAGCGGCTCGACCTGATCGACCCTGCCACAGAAGGCGTGTACGGCAGCATCCCGCTCTCGGGTGTCGCCGACATCGACGCCGCGTACGCCGCCGCCGCGGCGGCTTTCCCCGCCTGGCGCGACGCGACGCCCGGAGACCGCCAGCTCGCCCTGTTCCGCATCGCGGATGCCATGGCCGCCCGCGCCGAGGAGTTCGCCGACCTCGAATCACAAGACACCGGCAAGCCCCGCGCCACCCTCGTGGCCGACGAGATCGAGCAGTCGATCGACCAGCTGCGGTTCTTCGCCGGCGCGGCGCGCAGCCTCGAAGGGCGCGCGGCCGGTGAATACCTCGCCGGACACACCTCGTACGTGCGACGCGAACCGATCGGCGTGATCGGCCAGGTCACCCCTTGGAACTACCCCCTCAACATGGCGGTCTGGAAGATCGCACCCGCGCTCGCCGCCGGGAACGCCGTCGTACTCAAGCCCGCCGAGTCCACGCCGCAGTCCACGCTGCTGCTCGCCGAGATCGTCGCCGAGCACACCCCCGCGGGCGCGTTGAACGTGGTGCTGGGTGGGCGTGAGACCGGGGCAGCGCTGATCGCGCACCCGAGTGCGCAGATGGTCGCGATCACCGGATCGGTGCGGGCTGGCATGGCCGTGGCCGAGTCTGCGGCATCCGATCTCAAACGCGTGCACCTCGAGCTCGGAGGCAAGGCGCCCGCCGTCGTCTTCGACGACGCGTCGATCGACAAGGCGGTGGATGCCATCGTGTCGGGCGCCTTCTTCAACGCCGGTCAGGACTGCACCGCGGCGACCCGGGTGATCGTCCACGCATCAGTGCACGACGAACTCGTGCGCGCGCTGGTCGCCCGCACGCAGACGCACGCCCGCACTGGTGGGCCGCGCGAGGAGGGCGTGTTCTACGGTCCCCTCTCCAGCGCTGCCCAGCTCGCGCAGGTGCAGGGCTTCGTCGACCGGCTGCCGGGCCACGCGAAGGTCGAGACCGGAGGCACGCGGGTCGGCGAGCAGGGCTACTTCTTCGCACCCACGATCGTGTCGGGCATGCGTCAGGACGACGAGGCCGTGCAGGATGAGATCTTCGGCCCGGTGCTCACCGTGCAGTCGTTCTCGGATGATGACGAGGCCTTGGGCATGGCCAACGGCGTGCGCTATGCGCTGGCGGCATCCGTCTTCACCCGCGACCACAACCGCGCGATGCGTTTCACCCGCGATCTCGACTTCGGCTGCGTGTGGGTGAACACCCACATCCCGTTCGTGTCAGACATGCCGCACGGCGGATTCAAGCACTCCGGGTACGGCAAGGACCTCTCGCAGTACGGCTTCGACGACTACACGCGCATCAAGCACGTCATGTCTGCCTGGGACTGA
- a CDS encoding Lrp/AsnC family transcriptional regulator, translating into MSDKSKAPVLDDVSKQIIELLQQDGRRPYADIGRAVGLSEAAVRQRVQRLTDAGIMQIVAVTDPRQLGFSRMAMIGIRTTGDPRELADAVKAIDEIAYVVVTLGSFDVLAEAICESDEHLLDLVSSRVRSIPGVTHTESFLYAGLHKDFYNWGTR; encoded by the coding sequence GTGAGCGACAAGTCGAAAGCCCCCGTCCTCGACGATGTGTCAAAGCAGATCATCGAGCTGCTGCAGCAGGACGGACGCCGACCGTATGCCGACATCGGCCGTGCGGTCGGACTCAGTGAGGCCGCGGTGCGCCAACGCGTGCAGCGCCTCACCGATGCGGGCATCATGCAGATCGTCGCGGTGACCGACCCCCGTCAGCTCGGCTTCTCTCGTATGGCGATGATCGGCATCCGCACGACCGGTGATCCGCGCGAGCTCGCCGACGCAGTCAAGGCGATCGACGAGATCGCCTACGTCGTGGTGACGCTCGGATCGTTCGATGTACTCGCCGAGGCGATCTGCGAATCGGATGAGCACCTGCTCGACCTGGTCTCATCGCGCGTGCGATCGATCCCCGGGGTGACGCACACCGAGAGCTTCCTCTACGCCGGCCTGCACAAGGACTTCTACAACTGGGGCACGCGCTGA
- a CDS encoding NAD(P)/FAD-dependent oxidoreductase, translating to MGTTVFERFRPAESQIDAALRDTRHSTFWLDDVARPEHPPLRTDVRADLVVVGGGYAGLWTAVRAKERDPQRSVVLLEASRIGWAASGRNGGFCEASLTHGYENGMNRWPDEMEQLERLGLENLDGIEQTVQRYGMDVDWEHTGQLAVATERHQIEWMHGEEFLDQDAVRAEVHSPTYLAGNWDRRGCAMVHPAKLAVELARVATELGVQIHEHSRVTGLSGKGTQTVTVDGGGTVTADQVALATNVFPSLLARNRLMTVPVYDYVLMTEPLTTDQLGAIGWQNRQGLADSANQFHYYRLSADNRILFGGYDAIYHFGGKVRATYEERPESHRRLASHFFTTFPQLEDVTFTHRWAGAIDSCSRFCAFYGVARGGRVAYATGFTGLGVGASRFAADVMLDKLAGVENERTQLEMVRTRPIPFPPEPAAAIGVNMVRRAMDRADHNEGKRNLLLKTLDAIGMGFDS from the coding sequence ATGGGAACCACCGTCTTCGAGAGGTTCCGTCCTGCCGAATCGCAGATCGATGCGGCATTGCGCGACACCCGACACTCGACCTTCTGGCTCGACGATGTCGCCCGCCCCGAGCATCCGCCGTTGCGCACCGATGTGCGCGCCGATCTCGTCGTCGTGGGTGGCGGGTACGCCGGCCTGTGGACGGCGGTGCGCGCCAAGGAGCGCGACCCGCAGCGCTCCGTCGTGCTGCTGGAGGCGTCGCGGATCGGCTGGGCCGCGTCGGGGCGCAACGGCGGGTTCTGCGAGGCGAGCCTGACGCACGGTTACGAGAACGGCATGAACCGCTGGCCCGACGAGATGGAGCAGCTCGAACGCCTGGGCCTTGAGAACCTCGACGGCATCGAGCAGACCGTGCAGCGCTACGGCATGGACGTCGACTGGGAGCACACCGGCCAGCTGGCGGTGGCCACCGAGCGGCACCAGATCGAGTGGATGCACGGCGAGGAGTTCCTCGACCAGGACGCCGTGCGCGCCGAGGTGCACTCCCCCACCTATCTCGCCGGCAACTGGGATCGGCGGGGCTGCGCGATGGTGCATCCGGCGAAGCTCGCCGTTGAACTCGCCCGCGTCGCGACCGAGCTGGGTGTGCAGATCCACGAGCACAGCCGGGTCACCGGGCTCTCGGGCAAGGGCACCCAGACGGTGACGGTCGACGGGGGCGGCACCGTCACCGCCGACCAGGTGGCACTCGCCACCAACGTCTTCCCGTCGCTGCTGGCACGCAACCGGCTCATGACGGTGCCGGTGTACGACTACGTGCTGATGACCGAGCCGCTCACCACCGACCAGCTCGGCGCAATCGGATGGCAGAACCGTCAGGGCCTGGCCGACTCCGCGAACCAGTTCCACTACTACCGACTCAGCGCCGACAACCGGATCCTGTTCGGCGGCTACGACGCGATCTACCACTTCGGCGGCAAGGTACGCGCCACCTACGAGGAGCGCCCCGAATCGCACCGACGACTCGCGTCGCACTTCTTCACGACGTTCCCGCAGCTGGAGGATGTGACCTTCACGCACCGCTGGGCGGGCGCGATCGACTCATGCAGTCGGTTCTGCGCTTTCTACGGTGTCGCGCGCGGCGGCCGTGTCGCGTACGCGACCGGTTTCACCGGCCTGGGCGTCGGGGCATCCCGCTTCGCGGCGGACGTGATGCTCGACAAGCTCGCCGGAGTCGAGAACGAGCGCACCCAGCTCGAGATGGTGCGCACCCGCCCGATCCCGTTCCCACCCGAGCCGGCCGCCGCGATCGGAGTGAACATGGTGCGCCGTGCGATGGACCGCGCCGATCACAACGAGGGCAAGCGCAACCTGCTGCTGAAAACCCTCGACGCGATCGGGATGGGGTTCGACTCGTGA
- a CDS encoding cupin domain-containing protein: MSADALTPGTASDAAGLTLAHEPLPAVDVRRGEPTAGVQDLGTFSGVELGVWEMSPGVASDTEEDEVFIVLSGRARVDFEHPSLPSIDLGPGSVVRLTEGMRTVWTVTETLRKVYLVCP; encoded by the coding sequence GTGAGTGCGGATGCGCTCACGCCGGGAACAGCGTCGGATGCCGCGGGCCTGACCCTCGCACATGAACCGCTCCCGGCCGTCGACGTGCGCCGTGGCGAACCGACGGCCGGCGTACAGGACCTCGGGACGTTCTCGGGCGTTGAGCTGGGCGTCTGGGAGATGAGTCCCGGTGTGGCCTCGGATACCGAGGAGGATGAGGTCTTCATCGTGCTGTCGGGGCGGGCGCGTGTCGACTTCGAGCATCCGTCACTACCGTCGATCGACCTCGGCCCCGGCTCGGTCGTGCGCCTCACCGAGGGCATGCGCACCGTATGGACCGTCACCGAGACCCTGCGCAAGGTGTACCTGGTCTGCCCCTGA
- a CDS encoding PucR family transcriptional regulator yields MGADRQDIGADQTDRPEEDALPRVRDVLSVDALQRGAPEVLVGGEALDARVRWVHVSDSDQVADLLDGGELLLTTAAGWAGADAALHDLADRLAGAGVAGVVIELGTRFTVAPPAFIAACRARGLALIALERVVKFVTVTEAVHRRIISGQLEALQERQRLHELFTGLSLRGAPADVVVRETARVLDAPIVLETPGREVVTAEVRDVRASDVLTGWAARSRSDVELLTVPVQARGVRWGALVALPGAEHPAGVLTVLELAATALAFARLADGPTAWEVLPARDLVQAIAGGGHSGDADVAARLAAAGLPVVGRTLGVLVVPRAQPGQVQRLVEALIATDARNADADTRAMGAVHDGDGVVLVSARRELSSAQISAAAAGLPTGLAIGTPASTVAELLASVRPARLLAARLGPAEVRRVDDRPLTRLVTELGGDHRLQEHSERMLAPLIRFDEQHGGDLLRVLRAVVAHPGSRTAAAASSHLSRSVFYQRLTLISDLLDVDLDDGETLAALHLAVLTLPG; encoded by the coding sequence GTGGGTGCAGATCGTCAGGACATCGGCGCGGATCAGACAGATCGTCCGGAAGAGGATGCGCTCCCTCGTGTGCGCGATGTGCTCAGTGTGGACGCGCTGCAGCGCGGCGCCCCCGAGGTGTTGGTCGGCGGCGAGGCGCTGGATGCCCGTGTGCGCTGGGTGCACGTCTCGGACAGTGACCAGGTGGCCGACCTTCTTGACGGCGGCGAGCTGCTGCTGACGACGGCAGCGGGTTGGGCGGGGGCGGATGCCGCGCTGCACGATCTGGCCGACCGACTGGCCGGGGCCGGCGTCGCCGGGGTCGTGATCGAGCTCGGGACACGCTTCACGGTCGCACCGCCGGCGTTCATCGCCGCGTGCCGCGCCCGGGGTCTGGCGCTGATCGCCCTGGAACGCGTGGTGAAGTTCGTGACGGTCACCGAGGCGGTGCATCGCCGGATCATCTCGGGGCAGCTGGAGGCGCTGCAGGAGCGTCAGCGGTTGCATGAGCTGTTCACCGGGCTGAGCCTGCGCGGCGCACCCGCGGATGTCGTCGTGCGCGAGACGGCCCGCGTGCTCGATGCGCCCATCGTGCTCGAGACGCCCGGGCGCGAGGTGGTCACCGCCGAGGTGCGCGACGTGCGGGCATCCGATGTGCTCACCGGGTGGGCCGCCCGATCCCGCAGCGACGTGGAGTTGTTGACGGTGCCGGTGCAGGCGCGTGGCGTGCGATGGGGTGCGCTGGTCGCGCTGCCCGGAGCGGAGCATCCGGCGGGGGTGCTGACCGTGCTCGAGCTGGCCGCGACAGCGCTGGCCTTCGCCCGGCTCGCCGACGGCCCTACGGCCTGGGAGGTGCTCCCGGCGCGGGATCTCGTTCAGGCGATCGCGGGGGGCGGCCACAGCGGCGACGCGGATGTGGCGGCGCGCTTGGCGGCGGCGGGGCTGCCGGTGGTGGGGCGTACGCTCGGCGTGCTGGTGGTGCCGCGGGCGCAGCCCGGGCAGGTGCAGCGTCTGGTCGAGGCGCTCATCGCGACGGATGCCCGAAATGCGGATGCTGATACGCGGGCGATGGGCGCCGTGCACGATGGCGATGGTGTGGTGCTCGTCTCGGCGCGGCGGGAACTGTCGTCGGCGCAGATCTCCGCCGCGGCGGCAGGGCTTCCGACGGGGCTCGCGATCGGAACACCGGCGTCGACGGTCGCCGAGCTGTTGGCATCCGTCCGTCCGGCGCGGCTCCTGGCCGCGCGCCTCGGCCCTGCCGAGGTGCGGCGCGTCGATGACCGGCCGCTGACGCGCCTGGTCACCGAGCTCGGCGGCGATCACCGCCTGCAGGAGCACAGTGAGCGGATGCTGGCGCCGTTGATCCGGTTCGATGAGCAGCACGGCGGCGACCTGCTGCGCGTGCTGCGCGCCGTGGTCGCGCACCCGGGCAGTCGCACGGCCGCAGCGGCGTCGTCGCACCTGTCGAGGTCGGTGTTCTACCAGCGGCTGACGCTGATCTCGGACCTGCTCGACGTTGACCTCGACGACGGTGAGACGCTCGCGGCGCTGCACCTGGCGGTGCTGACGCTGCCGGGATGA
- a CDS encoding CoA-acylating methylmalonate-semialdehyde dehydrogenase, with the protein MSTIRHFINGADAGETARTLPVYNPATGEVHRQVAAASADEVSHAIATAKAAAPAWRSSSLIKRADVFFRLRQILVERTDELAAIITSEHGKVLSDAAGEVSRGIENVEFAAGLLHHLKGERAEQVARGVDVHSVKQPVGVVACITPFNFPVMVPLWMIASAIACGNTVVLKPSEKDPSAALWIARAFQEAGLPDGVLNVVNGDKTAVDALLDARDVAAISFVGSTPIAKSIYERASANGKRVQALGGAKNHMVVMPDADIEAASAAAISAAYGSAGERCMAVSVLVAVGDIADGLVEGIRSRIGDLRIGDGTDPASEMGPLITREHRDKVESYVTGAAAEGATVVVDGTQKRFDNDGFFTGVTLLDNVRPGMKAYDEEIFGPVLSVVRVETYADAVELINANAFGNGTAIFTRDGGTARQFEFDIEVGMVGVNVPIPVPVGAFSFGGWKNSLFGDSHIYGPESIHFYTRSKVVTTRWPDHTPAQIDLGFPSNH; encoded by the coding sequence GTGAGCACCATCCGCCACTTCATCAACGGCGCCGACGCCGGCGAGACCGCCCGCACCCTGCCGGTGTACAACCCGGCCACCGGTGAGGTGCACCGTCAGGTTGCGGCCGCCTCGGCCGACGAGGTCTCCCACGCGATCGCCACGGCGAAGGCCGCCGCCCCGGCATGGCGGTCGTCGAGCCTCATCAAGCGCGCCGACGTCTTCTTCCGCCTGCGCCAGATCCTCGTCGAGCGCACCGACGAGCTCGCCGCGATCATCACCAGCGAGCACGGCAAGGTGCTCTCGGACGCCGCCGGCGAGGTCTCACGCGGCATCGAGAACGTCGAGTTCGCCGCGGGCCTGCTGCACCACCTCAAGGGCGAGCGCGCCGAGCAGGTCGCGCGCGGCGTCGACGTGCACTCCGTCAAGCAGCCGGTGGGCGTGGTGGCGTGCATCACGCCGTTCAACTTCCCCGTCATGGTTCCGCTGTGGATGATCGCCTCGGCCATCGCCTGCGGCAACACCGTCGTACTCAAGCCCAGCGAGAAGGACCCCTCGGCCGCGCTCTGGATCGCCCGCGCCTTCCAGGAGGCCGGCCTGCCCGACGGCGTACTCAACGTCGTCAACGGCGACAAGACCGCCGTCGACGCCCTGCTCGACGCGCGCGACGTCGCCGCCATCAGCTTCGTCGGCTCGACCCCGATCGCGAAGTCGATCTACGAGCGGGCCTCGGCCAACGGCAAGCGCGTGCAGGCACTCGGCGGCGCCAAGAACCACATGGTCGTCATGCCCGACGCCGATATCGAGGCCGCCTCCGCCGCCGCCATCTCGGCCGCCTACGGCTCGGCAGGCGAGCGCTGCATGGCCGTCTCGGTGCTCGTCGCCGTCGGCGACATCGCCGACGGGCTCGTCGAGGGCATCCGCTCACGCATCGGCGACCTGCGCATCGGCGACGGCACCGACCCGGCCAGCGAGATGGGCCCGCTCATCACCCGTGAGCACCGCGACAAGGTCGAGTCGTACGTCACCGGCGCCGCAGCCGAGGGCGCCACCGTCGTCGTCGACGGCACGCAGAAGCGCTTCGACAATGACGGGTTCTTCACCGGCGTCACCCTGCTCGACAACGTGCGCCCCGGCATGAAGGCCTACGACGAAGAGATCTTCGGCCCCGTGCTGTCGGTCGTGCGCGTCGAGACCTACGCCGACGCCGTCGAGCTCATCAACGCCAACGCCTTCGGCAACGGCACCGCGATCTTCACCCGCGACGGCGGCACCGCCCGCCAGTTCGAATTCGACATCGAGGTCGGCATGGTCGGCGTCAACGTGCCGATCCCCGTGCCCGTGGGCGCGTTCTCGTTCGGCGGATGGAAGAACTCCCTGTTCGGCGACTCGCACATCTACGGCCCCGAATCGATCCACTTCTACACCCGCTCCAAGGTCGTCACCACCCGCTGGCCCGACCACACCCCCGCCCAGATCGACCTCGGCTTCCCGAGCAACCACTGA
- a CDS encoding aspartate aminotransferase family protein codes for MAQFTDRHGVQHPLPAPEAEAQVRADDRSHVFHSWSAQAMIDPLPVAAGEGSTFWDYAGNAYLDFSSQLVNLNLGHQHPDLVASIQQQAGRLATIQPAVANDVRGELARLISEVAPDGFEKVFFTNGGAEANEYAVRMARQATGRRKVLSMYRSYHGSTSTAISLTGDPRRWANEVSDAGAVRFFGPYLYRSPFHSTTLAEESQRALEHLEQTIVLEGPSTIAAIIIETVVGTNGVLVPPPGYLQGVRELCDRYGIVYIADEVMVGFGRLGEWFGIHAFDAQPDLITFAKGVNSGYVPLGGVVISDAIAAHFDKTAFPGGLTYSGHPLACAAGVATFEVFRRDGILERVRDLGERVVEPTLRAWVDAHPSVGEVRGRGLFWAVELVRDKETREPLVPFNAAGADAAPMGAFAAAAKKGGVWPFTHFNRMHVAPPLVISEDDLVRGLAVLDDALSVADEYTA; via the coding sequence ATGGCACAGTTCACCGACCGGCACGGCGTGCAGCATCCGCTCCCCGCACCCGAGGCCGAGGCGCAGGTGCGCGCCGACGACCGCTCCCACGTGTTCCACTCGTGGAGCGCCCAGGCGATGATCGACCCGCTGCCGGTCGCCGCCGGCGAGGGATCGACGTTCTGGGACTACGCGGGCAACGCGTACCTCGACTTCTCCAGCCAGCTGGTCAACCTCAACCTCGGTCACCAGCATCCCGATCTCGTCGCGTCGATCCAGCAGCAGGCCGGACGCCTCGCGACCATCCAGCCCGCCGTCGCCAACGACGTGCGCGGCGAGCTGGCCCGCCTCATCAGCGAGGTCGCCCCGGACGGGTTCGAGAAGGTGTTCTTCACCAACGGCGGCGCCGAGGCGAACGAGTACGCCGTGCGCATGGCCCGCCAGGCCACGGGACGCCGCAAGGTGCTCTCGATGTACCGCAGCTACCACGGCTCGACCTCGACCGCGATCTCGCTGACCGGCGACCCGCGCCGCTGGGCAAACGAAGTCAGCGACGCCGGAGCCGTGCGCTTCTTCGGCCCCTACCTGTACCGCTCGCCGTTCCACTCGACCACCCTCGCCGAGGAGTCGCAGCGTGCGCTGGAGCACCTCGAGCAGACGATCGTGCTCGAGGGGCCCTCGACCATCGCGGCGATCATCATCGAGACGGTCGTGGGCACCAACGGTGTGCTCGTGCCGCCGCCCGGCTACCTGCAGGGCGTGCGCGAGCTCTGCGACCGGTACGGCATCGTGTACATCGCCGACGAGGTCATGGTCGGCTTCGGCCGCCTGGGTGAATGGTTCGGCATCCACGCGTTCGACGCCCAGCCCGACCTGATCACCTTCGCCAAGGGCGTCAACTCGGGCTACGTGCCCCTCGGTGGAGTCGTCATCTCGGATGCCATCGCGGCGCACTTCGACAAGACCGCATTCCCCGGCGGGCTGACCTACTCGGGGCATCCGCTGGCCTGCGCCGCCGGTGTGGCGACGTTCGAGGTGTTCCGACGCGACGGCATCCTCGAGCGGGTGCGCGACCTGGGCGAGCGCGTCGTCGAGCCGACACTGCGCGCGTGGGTCGACGCCCACCCGAGCGTCGGCGAGGTGCGCGGTCGCGGTCTGTTCTGGGCCGTCGAGCTGGTGCGCGACAAGGAGACCCGCGAGCCGCTGGTGCCGTTCAACGCGGCGGGAGCGGATGCTGCGCCGATGGGCGCGTTCGCTGCGGCGGCGAAGAAGGGCGGCGTGTGGCCGTTCACGCACTTCAACCGCATGCACGTCGCCCCGCCGCTGGTGATCAGCGAGGACGACCTGGTGCGTGGCCTGGCCGTGCTCGACGACGCCCTCTCGGTCGCCGACGAGTACACCGCCTGA